The region CGAGGATGCTCTTGAGCTGCTTGACCTCGGCGGACTGGCCCGTGACGATGGCGTCGGCCATCTTCTTGGCGTCGGGGTTCTGGCCGCTCTTCTGCTCGGTCTTCGCCATGGCGATCGCGCCGTTGTGGTGGTCGATCATCATCTGGGCGAACATCTTGTCGAACTCCTTGCCCTGCATGGCCTTGAGTTCCTTCATGTCCTTGTCGGACATCATGCCGTCGCCGCCCATGCCCATCCCGGGCATGTCCCCCGTCGCGGTGGGCTTGCCCCAGGACTTGAGCCAGCCCGTCATGGTCTTGATCTCGGGGTCCTGAGCCTTCTCGATCTTCGCGGCCAGGTCCTTGATCTCCGCGTCGGAAGCGCGGCCGTCGGCCAGCTGGGCCATCTCCACGGCCTGCTCGTGGTGGGGGATCATCATCTGCGCGAACGTGACGTCCGCCTCGTCGGCGTCACCGGCCTTGTCGGCCGCCGTCGCGGTCGCTGTCACCGGGCCCTTGCTGCCGCCGTGGTCCATGCCGCTCGCGCCGTCGCTGTCGCCGCCGCAGGCGGAGAGCATCAGGGCCCCGGCGGCTACGACGCCGACGGCCGCGACACGGCGGACGGGCTTGCGGTGGAGGTGCTTGCCGTGGAAGGCGCGCGTGAAGGCAGTCATCGTGAACTCACCTCGTGTGTTGGTTCTGGCTGTGTGGGCGTACGCGTCGTCGCGGGAGCGCGCGTGGTGCGCGTCCGCGAGGGCGGTTCGGCCTACAGCCGCAGGACCGACAACTCGGTGAGATCAGGGCCGCGGGGTGGGGGATTGGGCCGCAGCATGACGGGCGCCTCGGCGAGGAGCTTCGCCAGCCAGTCCGGACGGCGAGTGAGGGCCGTCCTCAGCAGCGCGGTGAGCACCCACGCGCCGAACATCACCGCCACGCACAGCGAGAGCATGTCCATCGCCATGGCCGGCTTGTCCTTGGACGCCGTGTGTGCGGAGTGCGCGGCGCTGCCCCGCTCCGGTGACGCCGGAGCCCCCATGGGGTCGTGGGCGGCTGGCGCCGCGGGCATCGTCGAGACGTGGGACGCGGGGCTCATGCCGTCGCCGGACGACTGGTCGGGGTGTCCCACGGTGTGCATGACGAACACGCCCAGCGCGAGAACGACGACGAGCAACAGGTGCCCGTAGGCGCCTGCCGCTCGTACGTATCGGTTCACGTGCACGCCGGTAGTCTCCGTCTGTGATCGCTTCGGACTGGCTCTCCGACAGTAGCGAAGGGGAGTGGAGCGTGCCGTCATGGGGGTCGGATACCGGCCCGCTTCCTGAGCGGCTCACTGAACGCACGGTGCGGTACCGAACCCCGCACTGGCATGACCGACCCGGAACCGCTCCTCCGGCGGAACGGCCTTCACCCTGTCGGGCCAGGGCCCGTCAAGGCGGTGTCAACGTCCACGTGACCGGCGCCAAGGATGCGTCAAGGGTTGTGCCGGACGACTCGCGGAAGGGCTTCGGTGGGGGGAAGTAGCCCTTCCCGTCGGCGAGTTGATCTTCAGTGAGCGGAGCGCGTCGGCTGCGATGAATGACGTACCGACCGAGATGAGTGATGTGCGGACCGGCGGGGGTGAGGTATGGACCGCCGCGGGTGACGTACGGCCCGGTCGGCTGAAGGTCTACCTCGGCGCTGCTCCGGGGGTGGGCAAGACCTACCGCATGCTCGACGAGGGGCGACGCAGGGCGGCGCGGGGTGCCGATGTGGTGGTGGGGTTCGTGGAGTGCCACGGGCGCTTGGGTACGGAGGCGATGCTCGACGGCCTGGAGGTCGTACCGCGCGCCCCCTGCTCCTATCGCGGCGGGGAGTTCGAGGAGATGGACCTGGCCGCGGTTCTCGCCCGTCGCCCGCAGGTCGCGCTGGTGGACGAGGTCGCCCACAGCAATGTGCCGGGAGGCGGTCGCAACGCCAAGCGCTGGCAGGACATCGAGGAACTGCTCGCCGCCGGGATCGACGTCATCACAGCCCTCAACATCCAGCACCTGGAGTCCCTCAACGACGTCGTCGAGAAGATCACGCGGGTACCGCAGCACGAGACGGTGCCCGACGAGGTCGTACGACGCGCGCAGCAGATCGAACTGGTGGACATTCCGCCGGAGGGGCTGCGACGCCGGATGGCGCACGGCAACATCTACGCGCCAGAGAAGGTCGATGCCGCTCTCGCCAACTACTTCCGCCCCGGCAACCCGACCGCGCTGCGTCAACTGGCCCTGCTGTGGGTGGCCGACCGGGTGGACGAGGCGCTCCAGTCGTACCGCTCCGAGCACGGTATCGGCGGGGTGTGGGAGACGAGGGAACGGGTGATCGTGGCGCTCACCGGCGGTCCCGAGGGAGACACCCTCATCCGGCGGGCCGCCCGGATCGCCGACCGGTCGGCGGGCGGTGACCTGCTCGCCGTGCACGTGACCCGCAGCGACGGTCTCGCGGCGGGCACCTCGCACGCCTCACTCGCCCGGCAGCGGCGGCTGGTCGAGGACCTGGGCGGGAGCTACCACTCGGTCGTCGGCGACGACGTGCCGACCGCCCTCGTCGAGTTCGCCCGCGCCGAGAACGCCACCCAACTCGTCCTCGGCACCAGCCGCAGGGGTCGCGTCGAGCGCTTCGTCACCGGGCGCGGCACCGGCGAGACGGTCGTCGAACTCTCCGGCGACATCGACATCCACACGGTCACGCACGAACGCGCCGGACGCGGCACGCTGCTGCCCTCGCGGCGGCGCACCCTGTCGACCGCGCGCCGGGTCGCGGGCCCGGTGGCCGGGCTGCTGCTGCCCGTGGCGCTCACCTTCCTGCTCGATCTCGACTGGGCCCGGGACCGGCTCAACCTCACCAGCGAGGCACTGCTGTTCCTGCTCACCGTGGTGGGTGTGGCCTGCATAGGCGGGGTCGTCTCGGCGGTGATCGCCTCGGTCACGGCGTCCCTGCTGCTCAACTACTGGTTCATCCCGCCCGTCGGCCAGTTCACGCTCGACGATCCCAACGCGCTGCTGGCCCTGGCGGTCTTCGCGGCGGTCGCCGCCGTGGTCGCCGGCGTCGTCGACCGCTCCCTGCGCCTGTCGCGGCGCTCGGCCCGCGCCACCGCCGAGGCCGAGACCATGTCCTCGCTCGCCGGCAGCATCGTGCGCGGTGGTGCGACGATCCCGGCACTGGTGGAACGCACACGCGAGACCTTCGGCATGGACTCGGCGGAACTCGTCGACGAGCCGCCCGGAGACGACGGCGCGACGGTCGTGCCCGCGGGCCCCGGCGCCTTCCTCGTCCTGCGCGGGCGCCCCCTGCCCTCCTCCGAGCGGCGCGTGCTCGCCGCCTTCGCCGCCCATGTGGGATCCGCCGTCGAACGGGCCAGGCTCGCCGAGGCCGCCGCCGAGGTCGAACCGGTCAAGGCCGCCGACCGGATGCGTACGGCGCTGCTGCGGGCGGTCGGCCACGACCTGCGCACGCCTCTCGCGGCGGGCTGGGCCGCGGTCTCCTCGCTGCGCAGCCGGGACGTCGACTTCTCCGACGAGGACCGGGACGAACTACTCGCGACCGCGGACGAGTCCGTGGCCAAGCTCAACCGCTTGGTCGAGAACCTCCTCGACCTCAGCCGCCTTCAGGCGGGCGCGCTCACGCTGAACCTGCGGGCCACCACACTGGAGGAGGTCCTTCCGGCGGCGCTCGCGGACACCCCCGAGGTGGCGGTCGGGGACCTGGAGGAGATCCCGGCCGTGCTGGCCGATCCGCCGCTCCTGGAACGCGTGATCGCCAACCTCGTCGGCAACGCGGCCCGCCACAGCCCGGCGGACCGCAAGGTGCTGCTGACCGCGAGCACCCACGCGGGCCGCGTCGAAATCCGTGTCGTCGACCGAGGCCCCGGCCTGCCGTCGCCCTCCAAGCTCTCGGCTCCGCTCGAGCAGGGAGGCACCCCCGTCCGCGACCGGCTCTTCGAGCCCTTCCAGCGTCTGGGCGACACCGACAACACCACCGGCCTCGGCCTTGGCCTGGCCCTGTCCCGGGGGCTGACCGAGGCGATGGACGGCACCCTCACCCCGGAGGACACCCCCGGCGGCGGTCTGACGATGGTGCTGTCGCTGCCCTTCGCCGAGCGAGTGGATCTTCCCAGTGATACGCAGAGCGTAGGAGGCGGCGTATGAGCAGGGGGCGTACGACTCATGGAAGCGGCGTACGAGGGCTCGGGCCCGAGGTCGCCGTGGCAACCGCAGGAGGTGACGGTGTGATGACCGGCTATTCGCTCCGGGACCGGCTCGCCCTGGTGGCGGGCCTGGTGGGCCCCTTCCTGGTGGCGCTCGTCCTCGTGCCCTTCCGTACGGATCTGTCGCATACGAACGCGGCGCTGATCCTGGTCGTGGTGGTGGTCGCGGTCGCCGCCCTAGGCAGCCGTACGGCGGGGGCGCTCGCGGCGCTGTCCGCGGCTGCCTGGTTCGACTTCTTCCTCACCCGCCCGTACGAGACGTTCGACATCCATACCTCGGCCGACATCGAGACGGCGGTGCTGCTGCTCGTCGTCGGCGTGATCGTGTCCCAGCTCGCGGCCCGGGCCCGCCGCCTGGAGGTCATCACGGTGACGGACGCGGACTATCTCGCCCGCGTCCACGAGACCGCCGAGCTCGCCCAGTCCGCCAAGTCCTCAGACACCGTGGTCGACCACGTCCGCGGCCAGCTCACCGAGCTGCTCGGCCTGCGCGGCTGCCGCTACGAGTACGGCACCCTGCTGGGGCAGCCGCCCCGGCTGGAGCAGGACGGAAACGTCTCGGTCGGCCACCGGCGCCGGGACGTCGACGCCTGCGGCTGGCCGGACGGCGAGATCGAACTGCGCACCTACGGCAACGGCCACTACCTGGGCCGCTTCATGCTCACCCCCGGCCCGGGCCCCGTACCGCCACTCCAGGCCCGCCTGGTGGCGGTCACCCTCGCCGACCAGACGGGCGCGGCCCTGGACACGGCCGGGCCGTAGGTACCCGCGGGGGCACTGCGCGCAGCCGAGCAGGAGCCGTGCGGGGCAGTGGGCCGTCAAGGTCCCGTCAAGGTCCGGGGGTTCGGCGCGAAGAAGGCGCAAGGAAGGGTCGAACGCGGTCGGGGACGGACAGAACCTGGGCGCACCCGCGCATCGCCTCCCCGCGTGCGCGGGCCACCGCGTAAGGAGCCCGTATTCCATGTCTGTCCTGACCATCGAGCCGGGGGCGACCCCCGTCGGCGAGGAGCCGCCGGATACCGGTGAGCGCCATCGCCTCACCGCCCTCACGGGGCTGGCCGCTCTGTCGCTGGACGCGATGGCCTCGGTGGCGTACGGGCCCGAGGCGATCGTCCTGGTGCTGGCCGCGGCGGGTGCGCACGGCCTCGGCTTCACGCTGCCGGTGACGCTGGCCATCGCGGGGCTGCTGGCGGTGCTCGTCGCCTCGTACCGGCAGGTGATCGCCGCGTTCCCGGACGGCGGCGGGTCGTACGCCGTCGCCAGGACCCACCTGGGCGCCCGTACGAGTCTGGTGGCGGCGGCCTCGCTGGTCCTGGACTATGTGCTGAATGTGGCGGTCGCCGTCACCGCCGGGGTGGCGGCGCTGACCTCGGCGTTTCCTGAGCTGTACGGCGACCGGCTGTGGTTGTGTCTGGCCGTGCTGGTGCTGATCACGGGCGTGAATCTGCGCGGCATCGTGGAGTCGGCGCGCGCGTTCATCGTGCCGACGGCGGTCTTCGTCGTGTCGATCCTGGTGCTGATCGTCGTGGGTCTCTTCCGGTCCGCGCCTGTCAGCACCGCGGCCGCCGCCGGGCACGCCTCCGTCCTCGCGGACAACGCCACCACGGTCGGCGCGCTGCTCCTGCTGAAGGCCTTTGCCTCGGGGTGCAGCGCGCTCACCGGTGTGGAGGCGCTGGCCAACGCGGTGCCGTCCTTCCGTGTTCCGCGTGTGCGCCGGGCCCAGCGGGCGGAGGTGGCCCTGGGGGCCGTCCTCGGGGTGATGCTGATCGGTCTGTCGGTCCTCATCTCGCGCTTCCACCTCCAGCCGGTGGAGGGTGTCACGGTCCTTGCTCAGCTCGCGGACGCCTCGCTGGGTCACAACTGGGCCTTCTACGTCATCCAGTTCGCGACGATGATCCTGCTGGCGCTCTCCGCGAACACCTCTTTCGGCGGCCTGCCCGTGCTGCTGAAGCTGCTGGCCCGCGACAACTACCTCCCGCACGTCTTCGCCCTGAAGGCGGACCGGCAGGTGCACCGTCACGGTGTGCTCGCGCTGGCCCTGGTGTCGGCTGTCCTGCTGGTCTTCTCCGGCGGCGATACCAACACCCTGGTGCCGCTTTTTGCCATCGGCGTCTTTATCGGCTTCACGATCGCGCAGGTCGGGATGGTCCGGCACTGGCGTGGTGAGCGGGGGAGGGGGTGGCGGGGCAGGGCCTGGCTGAATGGTTTCGGCGCCGTGCTCACGGGTGTCTCGGCGGTCGTGGTGGCGGCGACGAAGTTCGTGGACGGTGCTTGGCTGATAGTGATCGCCGTGCCGCTGCTGGTGGCCGCCTTCGAGACGGTGCACCGGGCGTATGCGCGGATCGGCGAGCGGCTGGGCCTGGGGCGGATCCCCGAGCCGCCGCACCGCGACCGTTCGCTGGTGATCGTTCCGGTGTCGAACCTGTCCCGGCTGACCGTGGAGGCCCTGAACGCCGCCGCCTCCCTCGGGGACGAGGTACGTGCCGTCACGGTGTGCCACCCCGACACCGAGGACCGCGCCCACACGCATGCGCTGGCCCGCGACTGGGCACAGTGGGACCCCGGAGTACCGCTCGTCCAGCTCACCTCCGAGCGCCGCACCGTGGGGCGCCCGATCGCCGAGTACGTGGGCGAGACGGCCGCCGCGGAGCCCGGCACCCGGGTCACCGTGCTGATTCCCGAGGTCGAGCCGGACCGGCTGTGGCAGCGGCTGCTCCAGAACCAGCGGGGCGCGGTCGTCGCCCACGCGGTGCGCCGTGACACGGACGCGGTGATCTGCCGGCTGCGGTTCCGCGTCTTCTGACGCCTTGATCCGACGCCTTGCTTCGACGCCCTACTCCGGACCCCGCTATGACGCCCTGCTCCGACGTCCTGCCCTGTTACGCGCCCTGATGGCCCGCATCTCGCCGATGCGGGCCATCGGCGTACTCGGCCGGACGGCGGGACCCGTCGCCGCACGTGGAGCGGTCGGTCGTAAGGGTTCCGTCAAAGGCGGACCGGCCGCCGTATGGGAGGTGTCAACGGCGGCCAGATCCGGCCATCGAGGCGGTTACCTCTAACCGTCCGCTTCATTTCTGAACCTCTCCTAGGAGTTCGCGATGGCCGATCTGGCCTTCGTCGTCACCACGATCGCGGTGTTCGCGCTGGTGGCCCTCGTCGCCAAGGGGGTGACGAAGCTGTGACCGCCGAGAACATTGTCGGCCTGGTCGTGGCCGTCGCCCTGCTGGGCTATCTCGTCCTCGCCCTGATCTTCCCGGAGAGGTTCTGAGCCTCGATATGAGTCCCGTTCTTGCCGGCGTGCTTCAGCTGCTCGCGCTCATAGCGGCGCTGGCCCTCGCCTACGTCCCCCTTGGCGACTACATGGCCAAGGTCTACTCCTCCGACAAGCACTGGCGTGTGGAGAAGTGGATCTACAAGGGCATCGGCGCCAATCCGAACACGGAGATGCGCTGGCCCGCGTACCTGCGTGGCGTCCTCGCCTTCTCCGCGGTCAGTGTCCTCTTCCTCTACCTGCTGCAGCGCCTCCAGGGTCATCTGCCCGGCTCGCTCGGCTTTGCCGCGATCGACCCGGACCAGGCGTTCAACACCGCCGCGTCGTTCGTCACCAACACCAACTGGCAGTCGTACTACGGCGAGCAGGCCATGGGCCATGTCGTGCAGACCGGCGGCCTGGCGGTGCAGAACTTCGTCTCCGCCGCGGTCGGTATCGCCGTCGCCGTGGCGCTGGTGCGCGGCTTCTCGCGCTCCCGTACCGGTGAGCTGGGCAACTTCTGGGCCGACCTGGTGCGCGGTACGGTCCGTATCCTGCTGCCGCTCTCGGTGGTCGCCGCGATCGTCCTGGTCGCGTGCGGTGCGATCCAGAACTTCTCCGGGATCCACTCGGTGGGCCAGTTCATGGGCGGTTCGCAGCAGTGGAACGGCGGTGCGGTCGCTTCGCAGGAGGCCATCAAGGAGGTGGGTACCAACGGTGGCGGTTACTTCAACGCCAACTCCGCGCACCCCTTCGAGAACCCCACCCCGTTCTCGAACCTGTTCGAGATCTTCCTGCTGCTGGTCATTCCGTTCGCGCTGACCCGCACCTTCGGCCGTATGGTCGGCAGCCTGAAGCAGGGCTACGCGATCCTGGCGACGATGGCCACGATCTGGCTCGGCTTCATCGCCCTGATGATGTGGACCGAGTTCGCCCACCACGGTCCGGCGTTCCAGATCGCGGGCGGCGCGATGGAGGGCAAGGAGAACCGCTTCGGTGTCGGCGCCTCGTCGATCTTCGCGGTGTCGACCACCCTGACCTCGACGGGTGCGGTGGACTCCTTCCACTCCTCGTTCACCGGCCTCGGCGGCGGTATCACCATCCTGGGCATGCAGCTCGGCGAGATCGCGCCGGGTGGTACCGGTTCCGGTCTCTACGGCATGCTGATCATGGCGATCATCGCGGTGTTCATCGCGGGTCTGATGGTCGGGCGCACGCCCGAGTACCTGGGCAAGAAGATCGGCACCCGCGAGATCAAGTTCGCGGCCTGCTACATCCTCATCACCCCGGCGCTGGTGCTCGTCTTCACCGCCGCGGCGATGGCCCTGCCGACTCCGGGCCACTCCATGACCAACAGCGGGGCGCACGGCTTCTCCGAGATCCTGTACGCCTACTCCTCCGGCGCCAACAACAACGGCTCGGCCTTCGCGGGCCTGAACGCCGACACGCAGTGGTTCAACAGCACGATCGGCATCGCGATGCTGCTCGGCCGCTTCCTGCCGATGGTGTTCGTGCTGGCGCTGGCCGGTTCGCTCGCCGAGCAGAAGCCGGTCCCGGCCACCGCGGGCACCCTGCGCACCGAAAAGCCGCTGTTCACCGGCCTGTTGGTGGGCGCCATCCTGATCATCACCGGTCTGACCTACTTCCCGGCGCTCGCGCTGGGTCCGCTGGCCGAGGGGCTGGCGTCTTGACCACTCGCACAGATTCGCCTTCAGAAGAGGACTCGATGTCCACAGTCACTCCGACCCGGGCGCCGCACAGTGACGTGCCGACCGGCCACAAGACTGACGAAAGCCGTGTCGGCGCGGGTCTGTTCGACCCGAAGCAGTTGCTGAAGTCGCTGCCGGACGCCTTCCGCAAGCTCGACCCGCGGGTGATGGTCAAGTCGCCCGTCATGTTCGTGGTGCTGGTCGGGTCGGTCCTGACGACGGTCTTCTCCTTCAAGGCCCCGGGTGACTGGTTCGGCTGGGCGATCAGTGCCTGGCTGTGGCTGACCGTGATCTTCGCCAACCTGGCGGAGGCGGTGGCCGAGGGCCGCGGCAAGGCGCAGGCGGACACCCTGCGCAAGGCGAAGACGGACACGGTGGCGCGCCGGCTCTCCTCGGACGGCACGTCCGAGGAGGAGGTGCCGGGCACCGAACTGCGCGTCGGCGACCTGGTCGTCTGTGAGGCGGGCGACATCATCCCCGGTGACGGTGACGTCGTCGAGGGTGTGGCGAGCGTCGACGAGTCGGCCATCACCGGTGAGTCGGCCCCGGTCATCCGCGAGTCCGGCGGCGACCGCAGCGCGGTGACCGGTGGTACGAAGGTCCTCTCCGACCGGATCGTCATCAAGATCACGACGAAGCCCGGCGAGACCTTCATCGACCGGATGATCGCTCTGGTCGAGGGCGCGGCCCGGCAGAAGACGCCGAACGAGATCGCGCTGAACATCCTGCTCGCGTCGCTCACGATCGTCTTCCTGCTCGCGGTGGCGACCCTGCCGCCGTTCGCCGACTACGCGGGCACGCACCTCACGATGGTCGTCCTGGTGGCCCTGCTGGTCTGCCTGATCCCGACGACGATCGGCGCGCTGCTCTCGGCGATCGGTATCGCGGGCATGGACCGGCTGGTCCAGCGCAACGTCCTGGCCATGTCCGGCCGTGCGGTCGAGGCCGCCGGTGACGTCTCCACGCTGCTGCTGGACAAGACCGGCACCATCACCCTCGGCAACCGTCAGGCCTCCGAGTTCGTGCCGGTGTCGGGGACGACGGAGGCCGAGGTGGCCGACGCCGCGCAGCTGTCGTCGCTGGCCGACGAGACGCCCGAGGGCCGCTCCATCGTCGTGCTGGCGAAGGAGAAGTACGGGCTGCGCGAGCGGCACCAGGGCGAGTTGTCCGGGGCCGAGTGGATCGCCTTCACCGCGCAGACCCGTATGTCGGGTGTGGACGTCGACGGACGCAAGATCCGCAAGGGCGCGGCCGGTTCGGTCATCGCCTGGGTCCAGGAGCGGGGCGGCGAGGTGTCCGCGGACGCCGACACCCTCGCGGGCCGGATCTCGGAGGCGGGCGGCACGCCGCTGCTGGTGGCCGTCGAGGACACCGAAGGCGCGCGCATCCTCGGGGTCATCCACCTGAAGGACGTTGTCAAGGAGGGCATGCGGGAGCGGTTCGACGAGCTGCGCCGGATGGGCATCAAGACCATCATGATCACGGGTGACAACCCGCTGACGGCCAAGGCGATCGCGGACGAGGCGGGCGTCGACGACTTCCTCGCGGAGGCGACTCCCGAGGACAAGATGGCGCTCATCAAGCGGGAGCAGGCGGGCGGCAAGCTCGTCGCGATGACCGGTGACGGCACGAACGACGCCCCGGCGCTGGCGCAGGCGGACGTGGGCGTGGCGATGAACACGGGTACGTCGGCCGCGAAGGAGGCCGGCAACATGGTCGACCTCGACTCGAACCCGACCAAGCTCATCGAGATCGTCGAGATCGGCAAGCAGCTCCTCATCACCCGGGGCGCGCTGACGACGTTCTCCATCGCCAACGACGTCGCGAAGTACTTCGCGATCATCCCGGCGCTGTTCGCCGCGGTCTACCCGGGCCTGGACAAGCTGAACATCATGCACCTGTCCTCGCCCGACTCGGCGATCCTGTCCGCGGTCATCTTCAACGCGCTGATCATCATCGCGCTGGTGCCGCTCGCTCTGCGGGGTGTGCAGTACCGGCCGGTGAGTGCCGACAAGATGCTGCGGCGCAACCTCGGGATCTACGGCATCGGCGGCCTGATCGCCCCCTTCATCGGCATCAAGATCATCGACCTGCTCATCTCCCTCATCCCCGGAATCGGCTGATCGGCTATGAACAACTCGGTTACGAACACTGCCCGGTTGCTCTGGGCGGGCCTGCGGGCCCTGCTCGTGCTCACCGTCGTCTGCGGGGTGCTCTACCCGCTGGCCATCACCGGCGTGGCCCAGGGCCTGTTCTCCGACCAGGCGAACGGCTCGGAGATCAAGGCGAACGGCAAGGTCGTCGGTTCCTCGCTGATCGGCCAGTCCTACAACCTGCCGCTGAAGAAGGGCCAGGAGACCCCGGACGCCGACCTGAAGTGGTTCCAGGGCCGCCCCGCGAACGGGCTGGGCGCCAACAGCGTCAACACGCAGTACAAGCTGATCCTGTCGGGCGCCACCAACCGTTCGGGTGACAACGCCGACCTGATCAAGTGGGTCAAGGACGCCAAGGCCGCCGTCATCAAGGACAACTCGGTGAACGGCTACACGGTCAAGCCCTCCGACGTGCCCGCCGACGCGGTCACCTCCTCCGGCTCGGGCCTGGACCCGGACATCTCCCCGAAGTACGCCGACATCCAGGTGCACCGGATCGCGGAGAACAACGGCCTGCCCGTCGCCCAGGTGCAGAAGCTGGTCGACGAGCACACCGACGGCCGCACCCTCGGCTTCATCGGCGAGCCCCGCGTCAACGTCCTGGAGCTCAACATCGCGCTCAAGGGACTTGTGGCGAAGAGCTGATGGCCTTAGGCGCACCGCGCGGGAGTTGGCGGACGGGGAACAGACCCCGGTTCGTCAACTCCCGCGTTCACGAGGCCGGTTCCGTATGGTTCCGGCCCGCCGTACGACAGGAAAGGCGCACACTGATGACCCGGGTACTGGTGGTGGAGGACGACCCTCAGCTCGTCCGGGCCCTCGTGATCAACCTGCAGGCCCGCAAGTACGGCGTGGACCCCGCCCCCGACGGCACCACCGCACTGCGCATCGCCGCCGCCCGGCAGCCCGACGTGGTCCTGCTCGACCTCGGCCTGCCCGACATGGACGGCACGGACGTCATCAAGGCCCTGCGCGGCTGGACCCGCGTACCGATCCTCGTGCTGTCCGCCCGCCGGGCCTCCGACGAGAAGGTCGCGGCCCTGGACGCGGGCGCCGACGACTACATCACCAAGCCGTTCAGCATGGACGAACTCCTCGCCCGACTGCGCGCCGCCGTCCGCCGCACGGACGACGTTCCGCTGGCCCCCGAGACGACGCTCGTCACGACGGACGGATTCACCATCGACCTGCTCGCCAAGAAGGCCACCCGCGCCGGGCACGACGTACGCCTCACACCGACCGAGTGGCATCTGCTGGAGATCCTGGTCACCAACCCCGGCCGGCTCATCACACAGAGACACCTGCTGGCGGAGGTATGGGGAGTCAGCCAGAGCAACAAGACCAACTACCTGCGGGTCTACATGGCCCAACTCCGCCGCAAACTTGAGGCTGACCCCGCCCACCCCCGCTACCTCATCACCGAGCCGGGCATGGGATACCGCTTCGAAAGCTGAGGCGTGCGTACGAAACCGACGAAGAGAAGAGAATGGCAC is a window of Streptomyces mirabilis DNA encoding:
- the kdpB gene encoding potassium-transporting ATPase subunit KdpB, with product MSTVTPTRAPHSDVPTGHKTDESRVGAGLFDPKQLLKSLPDAFRKLDPRVMVKSPVMFVVLVGSVLTTVFSFKAPGDWFGWAISAWLWLTVIFANLAEAVAEGRGKAQADTLRKAKTDTVARRLSSDGTSEEEVPGTELRVGDLVVCEAGDIIPGDGDVVEGVASVDESAITGESAPVIRESGGDRSAVTGGTKVLSDRIVIKITTKPGETFIDRMIALVEGAARQKTPNEIALNILLASLTIVFLLAVATLPPFADYAGTHLTMVVLVALLVCLIPTTIGALLSAIGIAGMDRLVQRNVLAMSGRAVEAAGDVSTLLLDKTGTITLGNRQASEFVPVSGTTEAEVADAAQLSSLADETPEGRSIVVLAKEKYGLRERHQGELSGAEWIAFTAQTRMSGVDVDGRKIRKGAAGSVIAWVQERGGEVSADADTLAGRISEAGGTPLLVAVEDTEGARILGVIHLKDVVKEGMRERFDELRRMGIKTIMITGDNPLTAKAIADEAGVDDFLAEATPEDKMALIKREQAGGKLVAMTGDGTNDAPALAQADVGVAMNTGTSAAKEAGNMVDLDSNPTKLIEIVEIGKQLLITRGALTTFSIANDVAKYFAIIPALFAAVYPGLDKLNIMHLSSPDSAILSAVIFNALIIIALVPLALRGVQYRPVSADKMLRRNLGIYGIGGLIAPFIGIKIIDLLISLIPGIG
- a CDS encoding potassium-transporting ATPase subunit C, with the translated sequence MNNSVTNTARLLWAGLRALLVLTVVCGVLYPLAITGVAQGLFSDQANGSEIKANGKVVGSSLIGQSYNLPLKKGQETPDADLKWFQGRPANGLGANSVNTQYKLILSGATNRSGDNADLIKWVKDAKAAVIKDNSVNGYTVKPSDVPADAVTSSGSGLDPDISPKYADIQVHRIAENNGLPVAQVQKLVDEHTDGRTLGFIGEPRVNVLELNIALKGLVAKS
- a CDS encoding response regulator encodes the protein MTRVLVVEDDPQLVRALVINLQARKYGVDPAPDGTTALRIAAARQPDVVLLDLGLPDMDGTDVIKALRGWTRVPILVLSARRASDEKVAALDAGADDYITKPFSMDELLARLRAAVRRTDDVPLAPETTLVTTDGFTIDLLAKKATRAGHDVRLTPTEWHLLEILVTNPGRLITQRHLLAEVWGVSQSNKTNYLRVYMAQLRRKLEADPAHPRYLITEPGMGYRFES